The following are encoded in a window of Thunnus albacares chromosome 17, fThuAlb1.1, whole genome shotgun sequence genomic DNA:
- the sstr3 gene encoding somatostatin receptor type 5, which translates to MGDVLVPGLEMTDEMWENGSFASPSPGVPLFLLMFNDSILNETLINSTNSSVPDVSSGPSVAGVLIPLIYIIVCIIGLGGNTLVIHIVLHYSKIESVTNIYILNLAIADELFMLGLPFLAVQNTLQSWPFGSFMCRLVMTVDSINQFTSIFCLTVMSIDRYLAVVHPIRSSKWRRPQVAKVVNGTVWALSFLVVLPVVIFANIQKAGGTCNIAWPQPANIWRAAFIIYTSTVGFFCPLLIICLCYLLIVFKIRSSGKKVHATSTKRRKSERKVTRMVVIVVAVFVFCWLPFYALNIINLLVSLPSEYHGLYYFVVVLGYANSCANPIVYGFLSDNFKRGFRKALCRSTRKVENHEPMERQQQQEEGRRALMPRESLRRGIRDEEDDDEEDISEMTEIYRIAQNGNSSFQPQSSQPVFSEKGAAATELSSPDKKDTRKDSKGKDPVNGSTLTVPLLLNGAKNGSIKTLPEENLEQSTSLEISYL; encoded by the coding sequence ATGGGTGACGTCTTGGTTCCCGGGCTGGAGATGACGGATGAGATGTGGGAGAACGGCAGCTTCGCCAGCCCGTCTCCTGGTGTTCCCCTATTTCTGCTCATGTTCAACGACAGCATTCTGAACGAGACACTGATTAACTCCACCAACTCCTCAGTCCCAGACGTCTCTTCAGGTCCCAGCGTAGCAGGGGTCCTCATCCCACTCATATACATAATTGTTTGCATCATCGGCCTGGGCGGAAACACTTTAGTCATCCACATTGTGCTGCACTACTCGAAGATAGAATCAGTGACGAATATCTACATCCTGAACCTGGCCATCGCTGACGAGCTCTTTATGCTCGGCCTACCTTTCCTGGCGGTTCAGAACACCCTCCAGTCGTGGCCTTTTGGCTCCTTCATGTGCCGCCTGGTCATGACAGTTGACTCCATCAATCAGTTCACCAGCATCTTCTGCCTGACCGTGATGAGCATCGACCGATACCTGGCTGTGGTCCACCCCATTCGCTCATCTAAGTGGCGGCGTCCTCAGGTGGCCAAAGTGGTGAATGGCACTGTGTGGGCACTGTCGTTCCTTGTTGTTCTGCCTGTAGTCATCTTTGCTAATATCCAGAAGGCAGGAGGCACCTGTAACATCGCCTGGCCACAGCCAGCTAACATCTGGAGGGCAGCCTTCATCATTTACACTTCCACTGTCGGATTCTTCTGCCCACTTCTTATCATCTGCCTCTGCTACCTGCTCATTGTCTTCAAGATCCGCAGCTCGGGTAAGAAGGTCCACGCAACCTCAACCAAGCGAAGGAAGTCGGAGAGAAAAGTTACACGCATGGTTGTGATTGTGGTGgctgtgtttgtcttctgcTGGCTGCCTTTCTATGCCCTCAACATCATCAACCTGCTGGTATCTCTGCCCTCAGAGTACCACGGCCTTTACTATTTTGTAGTTGTGCTTGGCTACGCCAACAGCTGTGCCAACCCCATCGTCTATGGCTTCTTGTCAGACAACTTCAAGAGGGGCTTCCGAAAAGCCCTCTGTCGCTCCACAAGGAAGGTGGAGAACCACGAGCCCATGGAgcgccagcagcagcaggaggaggggaggagggcgCTCATGCCCAGGGAGAGCCTGAGACGGGGAATCAGGGATGAAGAGGACGATGACGAGGAAGACATCTCAGAAATGACTGAGATCTATAGAATTGCCCAAAATGGCAACAGCAGCTTCCAGCCGCAGAGTTCTCAGCCTGTGTTCTCAGAGAAAGGAGCAGCGGCAACAGAGCTGTCCTCCCCAGACAAGAAGGACACTCGAAAGGACTCAAAAGGGAAGGACCCAGTCAATGGGTCCACACTGACTGTCCCACTGCTTCTCAATGGAGCCAAAAATGGGAGCATCAAAACCCTGCCAGAGGAAAACTTGGAACAGAGCACCTCATTGGAGATAAGTTATttatag